AGAAAGCTGCTTGAACATGCAGAGTTCCTCCACTGCATGTAAACTCTTCTGTAAGACTCCACATGGAGGGacagaagatggatggattaatggTTAAGCCTATTTGAAGGCAGCAGCAGTTATTCTCGTCCAGGTGTCGGAAGATTATGATTAATTAGAAGAGATCGGTGCTATAAACTTCAGGGACACTTCTGTGTGCTGTGTTGGTCATGTTCGGTGCCACACAGATGTTGCCTGGGATTGACTCAAGGCCCAACTGTTTGCCAGGAAGCAGTTTAGGAGCAGATGGCCACTCTCCATCACCCTGCAGTCTCCCACCCTTGTTTGGAAAGAGAGCTGCAGTAATCTCTGTAACCTCTCTGTTAATCTGTCACCAGCCTCAAACACAAATATCTTTCTTTGCTCACATCGGTAAACTGTGGAACGAAAATCTTCCTTCCTCAAGTTACTATCTTGGTTCCTAAGTGCCGCACTCACCTGAGTAAATCTAGGCCCAGTTCTGGAATCGGCAGCCCCACGACACAGCAAATCAGGTGCAGGAGTCAGAAAATGTCTTCCCTTAATGAATTGAAGGAGGCCAAACTCATAGATACCCCTGCCCTTAGCAAAGGGCCAAGCGATCTTTAACAACCAATTAGTCAAGGCCTTGAAATTTGGACCATCAgtgcacaaaaagaaaaatgaccatttatgCAATTAAAAGTCCAGTGAGAGGGAAAAAAGCCTCTAACTACGACTGTGTTCAATGTGCCTGACTCACCTGGAGGGAGGCCAGAGGTGGAGGTTTGAGCCAGGATTTGGCTGCTTTTGCTGTTAACATGAccatatataaatgaatgtgagCGACCCTTCGACTTTCCCTCTCCCGGCAGGGCAGGTCACACGGTTCTCCAGTTGTGTTTCCCAATATTTGGTTCCCTCCTTACTCTAAACCAGGGGTCAGCAACCTTTCAGAAGAGGCGTGCCAAGAGTTAGCTCATGTACTTGTTTTTACAGATTTGCATGCCACGGATACTTTGAAGTATTGTTAGCCAGCCACAGGTGGGACAAAGAGCTGACTGCATGTGTGAAAAGACCCGTACACAGAGGTGTGCTCACCCAGATGCTGGGAGCAGTAGAAAATGTTGCCTTCACACTTCTAACAGACAACATTCAGCAGCAGGGACTTCCAGCAGGTTGTGGCAGAGACACCAGGATTGATTCCAGTAGCCTCAAGTGTGTTTCTTTGAATCCATAAGTCTGATCCTCAGCACCCATCCTTCGGGAATGTCCAGTCCAAACTCGGCAACATGGATTGTGTAGTGTCTTGAAAGTTCTTTAAGATGTTGGAAATAGGTGGAAAGTTGTGTCCCCAGAGAAAATTGCAAGCTTAGAAAGAAATGCCTTCCATGTTTCAAAAATACCCATTACAGGTAGATCAGCACCTATTATATTAgcacatattattattattattattattattattattattattattattattattaaatgcatGGCCCTAGTCTGAAAAATTAATTCTGTCCTCCTTAGATCAGCAAACATGCTGTCAGCTTTCAAGATTACACGTGTCAAATCTTGTAAGAAACACAAACGTCTTCAGTATCTCTCTATTACAGCAGCACTCTAGTTTACTCAAATAATAAGTCAGCCAAGCTGTTGGATCAGAGAGCCTTTACATTGTAACCAGACACCTGACTTAATAGATTGTGGTGCAGTCCTTATCCTTGTCCTTTTGGCGGGGATCTCCACAGGAGAAAAATGGAGAGGTCTGTTTTGGTAGTACTAGTCATGTGGCGCTGCCTTGAACGCTCTGATAATATCTGCCAGGCTCAGTGAGAGACCCTCAGGCAGCCACACACGAGCAACCAGCTCTAGATCTATGTCCAGTTTAAAGACAATCTATATCGTTTTCTTAATACCTTTGGCCGGGGAGTGCagcattaaatattaattacgGCCCATTAAAGCATCTTGGAGATGCAGAATTCTGTGTGAGGTCTTTCTCCTTTTTAATCAGCCCCTCACTGGAATGGGTGTCTCCCTTATCAGCAGTGGTGGCttcatgctttttaaaatgatttctgaATATCTCTCCATTTAAACACATTCAGCCTAGACTGGTAGTCTGACTTAAAATAGGGGAGTGCATAGTGGGAGcctgggtggcatggtggcacaggggTTAGCCTcactgcctcgcagtgctggggcccggGGTTcgggccctggggtgctgtctgtgtttgGTTTGTGTGATCTCTGCATGttcttgtgtgttttctctgggtgctctggtttcctcccacactccaaaaacatactggtaggttaattgacttttaggaaaactggccctaggtgtgagtgtgtgtgtgttcatgtCTGTTTGTCCTGCGATGGGCCCCATGATGTACTCCACCTCCCACCTGTTGCTTCCCAGGAGTGGCTcctgctcccccacaaccctgtatttgATTAAACTCTTAGAAAATGGAGGAGTAATAACAACCCTCATATGCAGTTTTATGGCTGCATTATTTCTACCAATTTTGTTTCTTGTTCAGAATTTGTACTGTTTTATACCTTGGTACTTTAGGTGCAATAGGTGCACTAACCCATTCTTGCATTAACCTTGCAGTCTGTCATTGACTGCTGCAGTTCTTTGCATTTTCCACATGGCAGTCCTGCATAGATTTGAAACAAAGAGGCAGGACTTGTTGTGCAGTTTTCAAAGCAGTCGCGTTATGAATGGAGATTGTCGAGGAGATTGGAGATTGTCGAGGCCGTAATTTCTAATGTGAAATGGATTTAAGAGTGAATAGTTAAATGCTGTTTCAGTCAAAAAATGATCCTTGGAGTTGTGGGTCCCCATGTGCACTGGTGACCAGGTAGATTGGTAGTGTGGGTGATGAAACAGTGTGGCACAGTGCACTGCTCCTTCATGTCTGTACAGAAAATGGCCCTAGTTTTTGGCAACTGTGTTAATTCAAGCTGCAAAGTGAAAGAAGTTGAGTTGAGCTTGATTAGAATTAGACGCTTTACCTAGCATTTTTCATACCCGGTAACTAGTGAGGGCTGTTTCCATACAGATGCTTCTAAAGGTTGTTGGCTTCCTCAGATAACTCTCATGAAGAGAATGACAGCAAAGCCCCAGAGCGATGAGAGGGCCTTAGAAGGGTGTGGAGCATTAGGGCTGGCTCGGAACATGAATACCATGGCCTGCTGCAGACACGGGAGAAATACCACAGATgtcttttatttacaaaatccTCCAGATTTGCTGTTTCTCCTGGTGCAATGTGCCGCGCCCTGAGGTGTCTCTAAGTCTTCCTTTAGCAAAGCGGAAATTAAAACTGCCGGGAGGACAGAGGGAGGAAATTTTCTTgggaaagaagaaaatgaagaacacaacatttctcaGTACAGCCCAAGAATAAAAGATGAATCAGATGGGGGGGAGATGGGACACCTTTATTCAAAACAATCTACAGTAAAGCAAGCTATCGTACAGAGGCACAGACTGCaaatattcaaattaaataactgaaaaaCCTTAAAATAGCGGATCCCTTCAGAGCTGTATGCAAAATAATGCAATTTACAAAACTATTTTACCACCATATTTTAGGAGGTGTACATAAACCATTTTATGTAGAAAATCATCTTAAATTTTAACGACGATAGTGTGTGTACGTGTAAGGAACGTGTCACGTGTTATTACCCAGGGGTGAGAGGCAGGGGATTCAGGATTCAGGGTGAGCTGGAGTACAGGGGGATAGGCAGGCAGGAATGGGGCAGACAGGCACTCTTAGAGGAAACAAGAGTGTGATCCTTACTGCTGGGACGTGAGAAGGATCGGGAAGCTGTTTGCACAATGTCAGCTCCACTTTTAATCCCTCTTTTGTAATCCTCGGGCTCCAATGTTCTCTCTCCTATACCATTGTCTGCATTGATGTTTGCCAGGGGAAAGGAGCTGAAGACTTACTGGGACTATAAGCAGGCTGCCTGTGAGTACCAGCGAGCCTGGGATGATCTCCGTGCACAGGCCTTTCCAGACTGGATTCGCAGTCCCCGGGAGCTACTGCAGTTTGAGTGAGAGACCTTCCGAATCCGAATCCCGGGAAAGCGCCACACAGCAACAGGTGTGGCATACCAGAGAGAACACCGGAGGGAAGCAGTCGGATCCGGAGGATAGAGCTGGGAACGATGCAGGGATCTGCTCACTCGGCTGTCCCAGTACCAAGTGCTTCCATTCTCCCCAGTCCCTCTCGCTACCAGCTCCCAGTACAGACCCACACATGTATTTATGTCAAACCTTGTGCCAACAGCAGCAAAGGCATTAGCAAATGAATAAGAGGAATTGTTTTAGGTTTAGTGCTCATCTTTCAGAAATGCAGAACTTTTGGCCCTGTAGTTGCACAACAGTAGGGAAGATAACAGATCTACCATCATGCACCCTGCAGCCTAGAAGCAAGTGTTCTCCCCAGTCAGTCTGTGTATCCGGTTAAGCACCCGAAGTGTAACTTCCTAGTTTCTTATATGTACATAACTGAATACTGTGTGCAAAACTGTTGTTCTTACTCATACAGTATtgtggattttctttttttaattttacagaataaaatggaactTTTTCATTcttacttttttctttcccttcCTGTCTGCCCGGGAATTTTTGAATCCTTCAGGGCTGTCCATTAGCCCAGAGCCCGGTCTGTGATTTCCAAGTGCTCTTCCTGCCTAAACACAATCAGGCTCAGAAACTGTCCCAGCACCGTGCTGGCCTGTCATCCCAgcgggggggaggggagagatGGCTTTGCCCTGCCTCGCGTTCCCTCTTTCAGGACAGACTGGGCCTGTCACAACACTCGCCAGGATCCGCAGCTTCCTGGTCGTGGATGTACGGACCGACGTGACACGCAGGTCAGGATTTTTTCAACCTTGATTTAAATCATTTCCAGATCGTTTTCCCAAACTTTGAGAGAGAAAAGTTTCTCTTCTGCTTACTGGTTGGATTATCATTGATATGCAGTGGAACATCCCATGTGACACAAACTCATGCTTCTGTTCACATTCGGCTGTGAACAAGTTTACTGGCTGTACTGTGGTTGACGTCTAGACCACTGACATAGAGTAGGAGACGCTGTGGTCTTACAACTGACCTGACTCCAGTCTGAGGTAACTCTGCTTAacagtgcagtttttttttctggctttttTTGATACGTCGAAATCTTCCTGAATCCTCAAGGTGGACAAAGTCAACTCAGCAGAATTCTTTAAAGAAGAACAGTGAAACTCCAGAGGGCAGACATGGAAACCACATGAAAGTGCGTTTACAACTGGGAACAGGTGGCGATTCTGTACCCAAAGTATTGTGGGAATAAGGCTATGCTGCTGAAGCCAGTACGCTTACTAACCTAGCATCTGGAGGGGATGCTTGGATTAATAAGCAAAAGGGCTAGATGGGCAGAATGACCTCCATTCATTTGTCACTATTCTTATCTTCTAATGGCTGTCCACATGTCAGAAAAATGGGATCCCTCTGACAGATGAAAAGTAGGGAAACTGAAAGTGTCTCTAAAAGACATTACCTTTCATGGCTCCAGGGAAACCAAACAACAGCTTCTTCAGACCTCCCTAGCCCAATTACAGCACCCAGAAGAAGGGAGATCTCCAGTAACTGTATCCCGAGTGCCCGTGGAATGGGAGGAAAAGGAGACAGTGTGTGTAGGGCTGTTATTGAAGCTGGAATGTTGACAGGAGTTATCATTCCAACAGACAAAGGACACTCTATTCACAATCTCTCTTCCCCTCGCTCCCAGCCCTAGAATCAAAGCAACACAATGGAGAGgggaaaaagtgttttttttttaaatattgccaGAAGAAACTAATATCCTGTAGTATGTACTACATATCTTATCAAATCAAAATTGTTCACTGCTACTGAACGTTAAAGTCCTTTAAAATGTTGTGCTCGACTAGGAAGATGCAGAGGTTTCATGTGCACAATGTAAGTAAAATATAAAGACTGCAAGGGGACCTGCTACAAGTACAGAGTACACTCACTTTGCCAGACTAATAGGGGGAAACTGGGGTCCAGTATTGCTGGCTGTTAAATTACCGATGAGATATTCCAAGCCCACAAAACATACTTATATATATGAGAAAATAAATCATATATATGTTTACTGAATCTGACCACATCATCTTCAGTTGCATCATCCTTGCCTACAGTACCTTCTGTATGGGTTTTGTGATATTGATTTTGAACCTTTCAACACAGTTTTCTCCAGCCATCCTCCAGTGACAGACTGAACTGCCCTGAGCACATTAATGACGGCAGATTTCAACTTGCCATTCCGCAGACTTTACCACGTTCGTGGCCTCTTACGTCGTGTCATTTGTCTTCTTCGTGTCTTCagtccccaccaccaccaactcCAAAAACTTCTTTCTCAAGTCTTTTCCAGGGATTAATGTGGTGGTATTTTTTTGGCAAAAATAATTGATACTTTAATGGACATTATCCTGTCTTGTAGGGGGTTGTCTGATATTGTCCCTTTTATCACCAAAACCCCCTTTTAATAGTTTTGGTCCATTAAATCCAAAGTCCATTAAAGCAAGGGTTTACTGTGTTCATACTCCTCAATAAcacagtggacttcttcagaatggacagtgagagagattacagaacagcttctaactccaggcaataagactgctaaaaagccagcctgcagctccttcagcaaatcacccGTAATGGCTAAATGGACATATAGTTTTCAGCAAACTGGACACTTGGACATGATATATTGCatacacatagcagctctatttatattgagttttgtctgaatttattttattcaatttctattgcatTATCATCTATTTCTGTGAccttaattttgttatttttaccccccaccaccacccgtGAGCTCctagaaaataaatttcattgccagcaactactgctgcatttGATAAACTCTGATTGAGTGATTGATTAAGACACCAACTGGAGGACACAGGTGTAAAACCAATAACGGGAggtacttctttacccaaagggttgtggaacTGTGCAGCACGCTGCTCGGCTATATTGTTGAAGCTAATATCCTGGTATCttccaagaaatggctggatgaattGTATGGGATCCGTTAACTCTTAACTACCCGATGAGCCATCGGGCTAAATTCCACAGCAGCCTCAGAAGCCAGTGAGCATTACTTGCACTGATCGGAGCTGTGACACCCCAGAGCCTGTGCAGCTGGACCTGCTCAAAGGCTCTAAAAATCCCAAATTCATTCCCCATGGTTAGAACACGAGTAATGGTGCCCTGTACTGAGAAAGCAGTGAATCAGTGGGTGTCCAAGCCCAGCACCTCAAGGtgtaaaaatgagaaaagcCTAAATGTTAAACAGAAAAAGTTACCCTTTGCATGGGCTTTGACTTAAGCTGTTGTGTTGTGTGAACACCTTTATGTCAGCTAAAGGCGTTGTTTACAATTGGCCACGGGGCTGGTGACTATTGACAGAGGAATTTAATTAGGCAAATATTACCTCAAAAACCAATGAGCATAACATGTTTGCATTTTCCCTTATATTCAAATAAATGAGCTAGCATATGAATTCACTTAAAagttttcttaaaaacaaatctcaagAGAAAGTTTTGAGAGTTTTTTAATTGGTTAGGTCATCCAGCTACCTTACCTTTCAATATTTAAACTTATTTAGTTGAAATATAGTTTTTAAAGAAACGGAACtccaaacaacaacaaaaaaaacagcaagcaaTTCTGATAAAATACAGCCAGCAAAACAATTCACAGCCATAAGAACAGAAAAGTCACTTATTTAAACATAATTTAACAGTCTAACGATGTATACAGCTTAAATACAATATGGGGTAGGAACAAAGTTACAAATGCATCCATTATACGATTATTATAGTGatcaatctttttttcttttccaaaacgCAAGTATATGTCTATAATACAATCAAGCTTGTCAGAGGaagtgagggaggagagagggtgtCAGCCGGTGTTACAAGCCAAGCGCAGATGTCTAAAAGCCGAAGGTGTTCTCGCCACTGTAAGCAACGTACAAAAAGCCGTCTTCGTCTTTCTCCTTCTCGTACAGCTGCCCCATCGTCAAGCTGCAGGGAGACAGGCAGACAACGTCAGACACTCTACAGGAATGGACTGGATGAGCTGAAGGTTTTCTGGCCATGATGTCCTTAATTTCTGGTTTAAGGCATGTAGTGGTACATTAAAACATTTGCAGAACATCAAACTGGTAAACAAACATAACTCATCAAAATCCATAGCGGAGCCGCAGTTAATTTCAGTATAGCATGACActcaaattattaaattaaacagcCGGCAGCTGACAAATTCCAACCTATCTTAAGGCCTTAAATTGGGGTCCTCCAGCACTCACAGTGACTCCAACATGGACTTTCACACCCCGAGTAGGAATGTTTCCTAAAGCCTCACTAAATGCTCAATAAGGCAAGCAGTTATGCAGTGAGTTGCAGTACTTGGCATTGAGGAGGATATTGAAGACTGTTTCCTTCTCATAAGGATCTTTTCCAATGTAAAGATGCATTAGGGCAGGACTGATGTTTGCTCCCGGGGCTGTATTGCGCAAAAGCTGTGTGACTCAGTAACAGGGGCAGCTCTCCAGCGCCTGTTTCCCCAGGACATGACGGTCAATATAATCTGAACTCACAAAAGGTTATGAAGAGGCTAAAAACAGTGTTTAATTTCAAGGAAATTTTAAAAGACCGGTATAGTGTAGTGctcttttgtttacttttagtTCTCATTAACGCTGAGGCTATAAAAAATGCCTAGTGCCTCTTCACTGGCAAGCTATGGTATTGTTCTTGTAAAGATAAGACAGTGgagattttgaaataaaataaatggaatttgTATTGATTTTCTCTCTTAATTATTTACTTGAGTTTAAAAAGATTGAGCCGGTGCAATAATGTCATTATTTTATGTAtgttaaacaaaaagaaatcttCATACCATTTGTAAGTATAATGAAATAGGCAATGCACACTAATAAGATGTGAGGTGCTATATTCAAGCACTTAGGCATTAAACTCTCAATTACATCGTATGGGGATCTGAATGTGAATACAGAGTGTGGCTTGTTTAAGatatgttaaataatttaatagacCACCGtattacaaaatgcatttttgatTTTGAGTACTGATTTTACAGGGAGAAAAAGAAATAGTGAAGATTCCTCACTAAAACAGGCAGATTCCCTTCCTCAGAGAGGGGAAAGCAGCCGTCGTCTCACCTGGACTGCGGAACGGTTTTATCTACGAAGAGGAAGATGGCTTTCTCCGAGGGCAGCTGGATGCGTTTTCTGATGATCCACATGAACTGGGCGACTGTGATGTCGGAGGGGACCAGGTACTTCCTCTTGTCTATATCCACGATTTGAGAGCCTGACACTTTCTCCACAATCACCTGGAAtatgtgcgcacacacacagaaggaATTTGgaacagcatgcttttaataagCATACTATACAAATATGTAGAAGCAATTCTTGGCGTTTTAAAAAAGGGTGttacatttcttttgattaaCATACTGCCCCAAACCTACTGTGTAGATAAAGTCTAACAATTCCAGCACCCAGAGAATCGTGTGTAAAACTGCCTGCAGAACTAAAGCTGACCCAGAGACCCTGGCTCAACATTTACACACAAAAGGACCAATTGTTGCAATTTGTCTAACTGTGTCATGAAGCTTGAGTGTTAGTTTGGTCTACTCGAAGCCCTTCAAAATGATGTACCAGTTCATCAGTATTAGCAAAATGACATTTGCTTAAAGGGTTTGTTGTACTATATTCCAAATATTGTCCACATTACAACATGAACCTCATTGCATGCTCTCATCCTCAAGTAATTGATAGCCTAGTCCCCATCCAGTGGCTGGATTGCCACTGTTTGTGAAGGGAATGGCATGGATTTGATGCTGGGAGCAGCTGGACTCTTCACTCTTCAAGGTAGTTCCTACCGATTTAAACAATCCATGCCCAACTGCTCAGCTACTATGGCATTCCACCCTAGTCTCAGGGCTTGCCTGCAGAACTATCAAATGGCTCCTCATGCAACAGGATTACTGTGTCTTACTTATTTTCTTAGGATCACACTATCTATggattattattcttttcattaCTCTCTATTGTGCCCAATGAAAAACACCACACAACACAGTATCATTTAATTCTTAGGTGCACAGGGAAGAAGAAACGTTTCAACTGTAATGTACACTTGACTGCACACCTGAATTGACTTTCAGCTATACTGGACTGACCATATCGATGGTAATCACAAGAGAGGACCATGTCGCCAACTCTTTCTAAGCACAGATCCACTGTATTTATAACAATGTACTCTCTGgactgaaaaataataatctcCACCAGAAAACACTGATCTTATCTGAACCAGAGTGTTTCACAAGTTTTTGAAATACTAGATGATTTCCAGCCCAGTCCGATCTCACTGGTCTAGTGGGATTTCCTTTAGATGAGTATGCGATGAGGGCAAAGGTGCGTGAGgttgaaacacatttcaatCCAGTTTTCACTAGGACTGAGATCTTGAGATTGTTCTAGCCAGTGAAGGTGATGCCACGATCTTAATCATGTGAATTTCCCATGATTTCAGTTTAACAAGTGAATATAGTgtacatacatttatattgtatatacagctCAGGACACAATAAGAGTCTAGCCTTGTACATAGTTCATGCACTAAGACACAAAGAACCACCTACACATCTTTATTATTCAGTCTGCAACATCGGCATGCAGTCTGCATCTCAGTCTGTAACTTCAAAGCACATAGTGATAGTGTATACAGCAATATTTTCATGCTTGGCCCTTCTCTAACCAgtattttcaaatgtgttttcacaTTATTAG
This genomic interval from Lepisosteus oculatus isolate fLepOcu1 chromosome 20, fLepOcu1.hap2, whole genome shotgun sequence contains the following:
- the gabarapl2 gene encoding gamma-aminobutyric acid receptor-associated protein-like 2 → MKWMFKEDHSLEHRCVESAKIRTKYPDRVPVIVEKVSGSQIVDIDKRKYLVPSDITVAQFMWIIRKRIQLPSEKAIFLFVDKTVPQSSLTMGQLYEKEKDEDGFLYVAYSGENTFGF